Proteins encoded by one window of Rattus rattus isolate New Zealand chromosome 10, Rrattus_CSIRO_v1, whole genome shotgun sequence:
- the Degs1 gene encoding sphingolipid delta(4)-desaturase DES1 — translation MGNRVSREEFEWVYTDQPHAARRQEILAKYPEIKSLMKPDPNLIWIVTAMLLVQLASFYLVKDLDWKWLMFWSYAFGSCLNHSMTLAIHEISHNFPFGHHKAMWNRWFGMFANLSLGVPYSISFKRYHMDHHRYLGADGIDVDIPTDFEGWFFCTTLRKLVWVILQPLFYAFRPLFINPKPITHLEIINTVIQITFDILVYYVFGVKSLVYMLAASLLGLGLHPISGHFIAEHYMFLKGHETYSYYGPLNLLTFNVGYHNEHHDFPNVPGKNLPLVRKIASEYYDNLPHYNSWIRVLYDFVMDDTISPYSRIKRPPKGNEIQE, via the exons ATGGGGAACCGCGTGTCCCGAGAGGAGTTCGAATGGGTCTACACGGACCAGCCCCACGCCGCCCGGCGCCAGGAGATCTTAG cGAAGTATCCAGAGATAAAATCCTTGATGAAGCCCGACCCTAACCTGATCTGGATCGTAACCGCAATGCTTCTCGTCCAGTTGGCTTCGTTTTACTTGGTCAAAGACTTGGACTGGAAGTGGCTCATGTTTTGGTCCTATGCCTTTGGCAGCTGCCTAAACCATTCCATGACTCTGGCTATCCATGAGATTTCCCATAACTTCCCCTTCGGCCACCACAAGGCCATGTGGAACCGCTGGTTTGGAATGTTCGCGAACCTCTCTCTCGGGGTTCCATATTCGATTTCCTTTAAGAGGTACCACATGGATCATCACCGGTACCTCGGGGCGGATGGCATCGATGTGGATATCCCTACCGATTTTGAGGGCTGGTTCTTCTGCACCACTCTCAGGAAGCTTGTCTGGGTTATCCTTCAGCCTCTCTTCTATGCGTTTAGACCCCTGTTCATCAACCCCAAGCCAATTACCCATCTGGAAATCATCAATACTGTGATCCAGATCACTTTTGACATCCTCGTCTACTATGTTTTTGGAGTGAAGTCTCTAGTCTACATGTTAGCAGCCTCCCTGCTCGGCCTGGGCTTGCACCCAATTTCGGGGCATTTCATAGCCGAACATTACATGTTCCTAAAGGGACACGAAACATACTCCTACTATGGGCCTCTGAACTTACTCACCTTCAATGTGGGCTATCACAACGAACACCACGACTTCCCCAACGTTCCTGGGAAAAACCTGCCCCTG GTGAGAAAAATCGCAAGTGAGTACTATGATAACCTCCCGCACTACAACTCCTGGATCCGAGTGCTGTATGACTTTGTGATGGACGACACAATAAGTCCCTACTCACGGATAAAGAGGCCCCCGAAAGGGAATGAGATTCAGGAGTAA